A window from Gemmatimonadota bacterium encodes these proteins:
- a CDS encoding cytochrome P450, whose product MTSITRAIENSLKPLAARALLTYERLETGVAYHPGSDEVLADPYDLYEQLRLKDPIHRMRLIDAWAVSSYRDVDAILRDHARFSNQGLPTDTYVRIGPLGMLALDPPDHTRLRALVSRAFTPKSVAALQPKVEQIADDLLHAIEGQPRFDLMNAFAFPLPVIVIAQMLGVHTEDLSRFKAWSNLISLSIEPILDDENIKRARQARVELEAYFEEIIAQRRRKPQADLTSDLVAAEEAGDRLTHAELVTTLILLLVAGNETTRNLIGNGMLALLKNPDQFQRLRRQPDLLDLAIHEFLRYDPPVQMDRRIALEDVEIRNKRIRAGQPIFSLIGAANRDPAVFSDPNTLDIGRKKTSHLSFGRGIHYCLGASLAVMEAKVAFAALLKRYASIRLNAEPVRRHQITLRGLNELWVEVEKS is encoded by the coding sequence ATGACTTCAATAACTCGGGCAATCGAGAACAGTCTCAAGCCGCTTGCCGCACGGGCGCTGCTCACCTATGAACGCCTCGAAACGGGCGTTGCCTACCACCCCGGATCCGACGAAGTTCTCGCCGATCCGTACGACCTGTACGAACAATTGCGCCTCAAAGACCCAATCCACCGCATGAGACTGATCGATGCGTGGGCTGTGAGCAGCTACCGGGACGTAGATGCTATTTTGCGGGATCACGCGCGTTTTTCCAACCAGGGACTGCCCACCGATACCTATGTCCGCATCGGTCCTCTGGGCATGCTCGCCCTCGATCCTCCCGACCACACCCGGCTACGCGCCCTGGTCTCCAGGGCATTCACCCCCAAATCCGTCGCGGCTCTTCAGCCCAAAGTCGAACAAATTGCCGACGATCTTCTGCACGCCATCGAAGGACAACCCCGCTTCGATCTAATGAACGCCTTCGCATTTCCTCTGCCGGTTATTGTCATCGCCCAAATGCTGGGGGTCCACACCGAGGACCTGAGCCGGTTCAAAGCGTGGTCAAATTTGATTTCACTCAGCATCGAACCGATCCTCGACGACGAAAACATCAAACGGGCGCGGCAAGCCCGGGTAGAATTGGAAGCGTACTTCGAGGAAATCATAGCACAGCGACGGCGCAAACCACAGGCCGACCTGACCAGCGATCTCGTGGCCGCAGAAGAAGCGGGCGACCGCTTGACGCACGCAGAACTGGTGACAACCCTGATCCTCTTGCTCGTGGCTGGCAACGAAACAACGCGCAACCTGATCGGCAACGGCATGCTCGCCCTCTTGAAAAACCCCGACCAATTCCAGCGTCTCCGCCGCCAGCCCGACTTGTTGGATCTGGCAATACACGAGTTCCTCAGATACGACCCACCCGTTCAGATGGACCGGCGCATCGCGCTTGAAGATGTGGAAATCCGCAACAAGCGAATCCGCGCAGGCCAACCCATCTTCTCCCTGATCGGCGCAGCAAACCGCGACCCCGCCGTGTTTTCCGATCCCAATACCCTGGACATAGGCCGAAAGAAAACGAGCCACCTCTCCTTCGGACGCGGCATCCATTACTGCCTGGGCGCGTCACTTGCCGTAATGGAAGCCAAAGTGGCCTTTGCTGCCCTGCTGAAGCGATACGCTTCGATTCGGCTAAACGCCGAACCCGTGCGCCGACACCAGATCACTTTGCGCGGGCTAAACGAATTGTGGGTGGAAGTGGAGAAAAGTTAG